Proteins encoded in a region of the Bradyrhizobium sp. CB3481 genome:
- a CDS encoding SDR family NAD(P)-dependent oxidoreductase has protein sequence MVGTRGVAILVGAGDAIGAAVARRFAKGGYTVCICRRDAAKSQRLVDELSAAGHAVHAFSVDARQEAEIQKLFSDIERNIGPIEVCLFNAGSNVSKPLVDTTEKLFFKAWELACYAGFLVGREAARVMVPRGRGTILFTGATASVRGGQGFAAFSSAKFGLRAVAQAMARELGPKNIHVVHLIIDAGVDSEAIHQRMKAAKGIEASEIPPDSLTKTSSIAEAYWFAHQQSRDGWTHELDLRPSVEKW, from the coding sequence ATGGTGGGCACTCGCGGTGTAGCGATACTGGTGGGCGCAGGGGACGCGATCGGCGCGGCGGTCGCGCGGCGTTTTGCCAAGGGCGGATACACGGTTTGTATCTGCCGGCGTGACGCGGCCAAATCCCAAAGGCTGGTCGATGAGCTCAGCGCCGCGGGCCATGCTGTTCACGCTTTCAGCGTTGACGCGCGTCAGGAAGCCGAGATTCAAAAGCTTTTCTCCGACATCGAACGCAACATTGGCCCGATCGAGGTCTGCCTTTTCAACGCGGGATCGAATGTCAGCAAGCCCTTGGTGGACACCACGGAGAAGCTATTCTTCAAGGCGTGGGAACTGGCCTGTTACGCCGGATTCCTCGTCGGGCGCGAGGCCGCGCGCGTCATGGTTCCGCGCGGACGCGGCACCATTCTCTTTACGGGCGCAACTGCCAGCGTCCGGGGCGGCCAAGGCTTTGCGGCATTTTCTTCGGCGAAATTCGGACTTCGCGCAGTCGCCCAAGCCATGGCGCGCGAACTGGGGCCGAAGAACATTCACGTGGTCCATCTCATCATCGACGCCGGCGTGGATAGCGAAGCCATCCATCAGCGCATGAAGGCGGCAAAGGGAATCGAGGCAAGCGAGATCCCACCGGACAGCTTGACGAAGACGTCCTCCATCGCCGAGGCGTACTGGTTCGCCCATCAGCAGAGCCGAGACGGCTGGACTCATGAACTCGATCTTCGTCCGTCCGTGGAGAAATGGTGA